GCGCGGCAGCGGCAGCGTTTACGATCGTGCCGCGGCATGTGCTGGGCGGGACTGGATTTGTGGCGCCGAGCGAGAAAATCACCGTCGCCTACATTGGCTGCGGCACGCAAGGATTGCGGGAAATGCCGGGCATGCTGGCGATGCCGGAAGTGCAAATTGTCGCCGTCTGCGATCCGGTTAAGGAAAGCCACGATTATGTGGACTGGTCGAAGGATGGTCTGCGCACAGAGCTGGCTGCGGCACTGGGCAGGCCTGACTGGCGGCGCGGCACACCGGGCATTCCCGGAGGCCGCGACATCGCAAAGGAAGTCGTTGAGACCTACTACGCGGCCAAACGAGGCTCGGAGAAGTTCACCGGCTGCGCGGCTTACGCCGATTTCCGTGAATTGCTGGAGAAGGAAAAGGACGTTAATGCCGTCAAAGTGATGACGCCGGACCATCTGCACGCCACGATCGCCATAGCGGCGATGAAGCAAGGGAAGCACGTAATGATGCACAAGCCGCTGGCCAATCGTCTGCTGGAGGCGCGGTGGGTGATCGAGACGGCGCGCCAAACAAAGGTGGCCACGCACTTTCTGGCAGCCAGTGACGGCGCGAATGCCCGCGAAATCAAGAACTGGGTTGACGCCGGGGCGATCGGCAAACTGCGCGAGATTCACAATTGGTCGAACCGGCCTGTGTGGCCGCAATACGCAACCATCCCGACAGACCAGCCGCCCGTGCCGGCGGGTTTTGACTGGCCGCTGTGGCTCGGGCCGTCGCTGGACCGGCCCTATCACCCGCACTACACCCATGCGGTGTTCCGGGGGTGGTATGAGTTCGGCGGCGGGGCGCTGGCCGATATGGGCCATTACAGCCTGTGGCCGGTATTCCAGGTCTTTGATCTGGACGCACCGGTGATGGTGGAGTCGCGGCCCAGCCACGTCTGCGCGCTGAAGGACAGCGTGTCCGTGCGCATCAGGAATGACTACTCGTTCCCGGCGGCATGCACGATACGATTCAAGTTCGCCGCGAAAGGTTCGCGTCCTGCGCTCGACCTGTTCTGGTACGACGGCTCAATGCGACCGCCATCGCCGGAAGAGTTGGAGGCGGAGAATACGGAACTGCCCGCCGAGGGGATGATGTTCGTAGGCGACAATGGCAAGATACTCGCCGGGTTCCGCGGCGAGGATCCTCACATTATCCCTGGGAAGAAAATGCGGGAATTTCAGGCAGCGGAAAAGGCCCGGCAAGGGCATCCGGGCCAAGCCCGGCGCGAAGCTGCGGCATCGTGGGTGGCCGCCTGCAAGGGCGGACCGCCCAGCTACGGGGATTTTTTGCGAGCCGGGTCTATTTCAGCCGCCTTCAACCTGGGGGCGGTGTCGTTGCGCTTGGGCGGCAGACGGCTGCTCTTTGACGCACCGCGCTGCAAAGTCCCCAATGTCGCGGAAGCTGACCGATGCCTGGGACGTGAGTATCGAGCAGGATGGGAGTTAACAGGGCCGAAGGCTTAGGAAAGGGCGTCATGCCACGGCTTTACTCCCAAATCTCGTTGTAGAAGTCCCGGATATTGCCCCGGATCCCGGCCTGCTTGAGCTTGATAGCGGAGCGGGGATGCTGGTTCAGAGAACCGGTGATTCTATACGCCAGATCGAACCCCCACAGCGGTTCCAAGCGCATGGATTCTACCGTGTCATGCGCGCAGCGCAGGACAGGGAGCAGGTCGTATCTGGGGTTGTGCAGAAGACTGATCCGCATCCACATCCGGCAGTTGCCGGCCCCGCGGCCAAGCGCGGTCATGATGGCACTCTACCTTTTGTTGCCCCGAACGATGGTCTCGATGTTGTTGGCGGCGGCCAGGTGCAGGTTGTGGTGGATATGCACCCCAATCTCTGAGCCGCGCACTGTCCATATTTTGGACAGTCCTCCTGCCTGCCCGCCTTTTCCAGTCCCCACTGACCTCGGCATCTTTGGCTTGGCGATACGGTGCCGGGATGGTGGTGCTACGGTGTGTATCCCATGGGGAGCGCTCCCCATGGGATACACACCGTAGCCCAACCGCATCAGCAGGCTATCCCCAGCGTGCCGCCATGGTAACAGCGCCGCCCTGAGCGCGAGGGGGAAAGATTGAATGGGGGCCTTGCTTTTTCGTCTGTGTTCCAGTTAGTCTGCGCGTTGTTGCGTCCAAAACCTTAGCATATTCTATGAATTCGATTCCAAACCAGAGCATGAACCCTGGCGAGTCCCGCCGCACTTTCATCAAGAAGGCCGCCAGCGTGGCCGCGGCGGTCAGCGCCACCAATCTGTTCAAGACCCCCGTGTACGGCCAGAACCAGGCGCCTTCGACCGGCCGGGTCCTTGGCGCCAATGACCGCATCAACGTGGCCTACATCGGCACCGGCAAGCAGGGCATGCTCCACGTCAACCTGGAAAAGAAACATGCCCAGGACAACAACATTGCCCAGGTGGCGGTGTGCGACGTTTACCAGCGGCATCTGGACCAGGCACGGCAGGCCATCGGCGTGAGCGAGGCCGGCGCATACCGGGATCACCGGAAGCTGCTGGAGCGGAAGGACGTTGACGCCATCATTACGGCAACGACAGACGTGTGGCACGGCCAAGTGAGCATTGACGCGCTGGAGGCGGGGAAACATGTGTTTTGCGAGAAGCCGATGACCCGGTATTTGGCCGAGGCATTCGAGGTCTATGACGCTGTCAAGAAGACCGGCAAGACGTATGTGATCGGCTCGCAAGGCTGCATGGACTCCAAGTGGCACAAGGCGGCGGAGTGGATCAAGGCAGGCAAGCTTGGCCCGCTGGTCTGGGGCCAGGGCTCTTATTGCCGCAACAACAAAAACAACAGCGAGTGGACGTTCCCGGTTGATGCGGGGGTGTCGGAGCAGAACCTGGACTGGGTCCGCTGGCTGGGTAAGGTGCCAAAGATCCCTTTCAACCCCGATCACTACTTTAGCTGGCACAAGTATTACGCGTATAATTCCGGCATTATCGGCAACCTCCTGCCACACCGCTTCCAACCGCTGATGCTGGCGACCGGCAACCCCGAGTTTCCGCGCCGTGTGGTGGCCACCGGCACACGCAAAGTCTCGACTGACCGCGACATCACCGACACGACCCATTTGCTGACGGAGTTTCCCAGCGGTCTGACCCTGGCGGTAGTCGGGACCACGGTCAATGAGCAGGGCCTGCCCGAGGTCATAAGGGGCCGGAAGGCGACGCTGCATTTCGCCTCAAGCCAGAACCGGGTGGAGCTGAAGCCGGAGGCTATTTTCACGGATGAGCTGGAGGCGGAGGCATTCGCGGACCCACAGCCGCCGGAGAGAATTGAGCGGCTCGAGAAGAACTTCTTCGACTGCATTCGCAGCGGCAAGGTGCCCGTGGCAAACGTTGAACTGGCCATTCGGGCGCAGACGGTGCTCTGCCTGGCGGAGATGTCCGAGCGGCTGGGTTTGGCGCTGTTCTTCGACGAGAAGACGCGGACGGTCAAGACCGGCGACGGCCGCGTCGTGCCGCCGCTGACCTACGACAGCGTGGTGCCGCCGATGGGTTAGGCCTTTTCTGCGAGCAGATCCCGGCGGGCGCCGCTGAGGAGTTGTTCGATGAAAGTGGTGGAATAAACGCCGCGGCGGAAGTTGGGGTCCTGCAGAATCGCCTGCTGGAAAGCGATGGTCGTCTTTACACCAGTGATCATGTACTCACTCAGCGCGCGGCTCATCTTGTCCATGGCATCGCGCCGGTCGCGGCCGACAGTAACGAGCTTGGCAATCATCGAGTCGTAGGACGAGGGAATCGTGTAGCCGGCGTAGGCATGGGTGTCCACGCGGACACCGCGGCCGCCGGGCTGGTAATACATCTCGATCCGCCCGGGGCTGGGACGGAAGTCATCGAAAGCATCTTCCGCGTTGATGCGGCATTCGATGGCGTGGCCCTTGAAGTGAATGTCGCTCTGGGAATGGCGCAGAGGTTCGCCCATCGCAAGCATGATCTGATAGCGCACCAGGTCAATGCCGGTGACTTCCTCAGTAACCGGGTGCTCGACCTGAATGCGCTTGTTCACTTCGAGGAAGTAGAACCGGCCATCGGAGTCCACGATGAATTCCACCGTTCCCGCGTTGGTGTAGTTGGCGGCTTCGGCAATCTTGATCGCGGCCTTGCCCATCCTTTCGCGGAGCTTCTTGAACCGCGGATTGTCCAGCAGCGGTGAAGGGGCTTCCTCGACGACCTTCTGATTGCGGCGCTGGATGGAGCAATCCCGCTCGCCCAGGTGAATGATGTGGCCTTTATGGTCGCCCAGAATTTGGAACTCAATGTGGTGAGGGTTCTCGATGAACTTCTCGACATATACCCCGGAGTTGCCGAAGGCCTTCTCAGCCTCGCCGCGCGCGGTGTGAAAGCCTTTAACCAGCGAGATGTCATTATGAGCGACCCGCATGCCCCGGCCACCACCGCCGGCGATGGCTTTGATCATCACCGGGTAACCGATGCGCTTGGCCACCATCAGGGCGTCCTGCTCGGTGTCCACCACTCCGTCCGAACCGGGAGGCGTGGGCACGTCTGCCTTCTTGGCCAATGCCCGGCTGACAGCCTTGTCCTCCAGGGCATTCATAGCGCGAGAGTTTGGGCCGATAAAGCGGATGTTGCAGCTCTCGCAGACATCCGCGAAGTGGGCATTCTCGGCCAGGAAACCATAACCGGGATGGATGGCATCCACATCGGTGATTTCCGCCGCGCTGACGATCCGGTCAATCCGCAGGTAGCTTTCGCCAGCAGGAGCTTTGCCGATACAGATAGCTTCGTCGGCCAACTGGACGTGCATCGAGTTGGCGTCCGCTTCCGAGTAGATCGCCACGGTGCGGATATTGAGTTCCTTGCAGGCGCGAATGATGCGCACGGCGATTTCGCCGCGATTGGCGACCAGAATTTTCTCGAACATGCCTGGAGACGTTGAAGCGTTAAGTCGTTAAGGCGAAACCCGTGGCCAAAACATCCTTAATCCGGTTCAGGAGGGGCGGAGCTTGAACAGAGCCTGGCCGAATTCCACCGGTTTGGCGTTCTCTACCAGCACCTGTGTAATGACCCCCTTGGCTTCAGCTTTGATCTCGTTCATCACCTTCATAGCCTCGATGATGCACACCACCGTGTCGGCGTTGACCTCGGTGCCCACCTCGACGTAGGGGGCGGATTCGGGGGACGGCGCGCGGTAGAACGTGCCAATCATGGGGGACTTGATTTCAAGTTCATTGCTGGCAGGCACTGCGGTGGGGGGGGGTGCCGGGGCAGGAACCGCCACCACTGGTGGCTGGGCATAGACTACGGGGGGCGGATCTTCATTACTGACCACAGAACTACCCCCGTTCGCTCCGCGCCTAAGCCTGATCTTGAAGTCCTGCTTTTCGAGTTCGAACTCCGTTACGGCGTTCTTCCTCATCAGGTCAATAATGGCTTTAATGTCTTTTAGGTCCACAGTTGTTTGTTGCCTTACGCCAAACCTACTATCTTAATTGAGCAAGACGCTAGCAAACCCGTCCGATGTCGTCAACAGACAATCTCCAGGCAAAATTAGGGTGGATTTCGGCCGAGTTTAAGCCTTAGAAACGCCCCAACACAGCGCGAAAAGGGCCATGCGAGGCGCCATTATTACCTCGCGTTAACGTTAACGGCAGCCTCCAAGGCCAATAAGTAGGAATTGGCTCCAAAACCGAGGATTTGGCCGCAACAAACCGGGGCGATAATCGATATATGCCGGAATTTTTCCCGGGCGTGAATGTTCGAAAGGTGGACTTCGATGGTAGGTATGCCGACGGCGGCAATGGCATCGCGCAGGGCGACGCTAGTATGGGTGTAGGCAGCGGCGTTCAAGACGATGGCGTCAAACCTCCCCTTGGCCTGCTGAATCCAAGAGATCAGTTCACCTTCCTGATTGGATTGGTGGAATTCCACTGCCGCCTTGAGCTTCTTGGCCCGGGCGCGGACTTTGGCCTCGATTTCGGCCAGAGTCGTCCGCCCGTAAACCTCAGGCTCCCGCTGGCCAAGCAGGTTCAGGTTCGGGCCGTTGAGGAACAGGATTCTCATTCCGGTGCCCGAAACTAGCGGCTTTGGGCTCTGTTGTCGAGTGGATTCCTGACGGACTTGGGCGGATGTGAGCCGTTGGTGTTCTTGATGCCCAAGAGCCAGCCCAGGAAGGCAAAAACTGGCCAGGCGAGAGCGGGGATATAAAGCCCAAATTCGACCAGACCTTGCAGGCTCCAACCAAGTGCCCCCAGCCAGACCGCGAAGACCTGCCAATTGTCGTGCCCCGTGGCTGAACTCTCGCCCGCACGGGGAAAACTGCATACCAATGCACTCACAATGAACAGGGTGTAGGCCAGGAAGCCCACAAAACCGGAGTCAGAAGCCTGCTGCAAGTAGTCGTTGTGCGTCAGGCGCGCCATTTCGGATTCCGGACGCTTGACCTTCTGATAGGCGCTCGCGAAGGTGCCGGGACCGGTGCCGAGCAGAGGTTTGTCCATGGCGGTTTGGACCGCAGCGCCCCAATAGTCGAACCGTGCGCCGACGCTTGTTGCGCCCTTTTGAAAGAACACCGCGTGCCGCCAGAAGAAACCAGCCAGCCCGGCCAGCAGAATCGCGGTCACGAGGGCGAGTTTGAGCTGCCGGCTGAAGGGAAAGCGCAGCAACCCGACCAGTCCAATCAACAGCATCAGCAGCCAGCCGCCCTTCGAGCCCGACCAGTAGAGGCAGGCCAGGCCAGCGACTCCGACCACGCCCATCAGAAACCACCGGGCGGCCGGGGTCAGAATCGCGCGCAACTGCCACAGGCCTGCCAATGTGGCAGGCAGCAGCAGCAGCAACGCTCCAGCCAGAGTATTGGGATAAAAGAGCGTTGCGAAGATGCGGTTGCTGTTGATCTTCTTGAGGTAATCCGGGGAGACCTCCGTCAGCCCGGGATACACGTAGAGAAAGAAGTAACGGCGCGAAGCCTCCAAACCGCCGAGGTGTTGCTCCCAGCCTGCTGCCAGGACGATAAGGAAACCGCCCAGCAAGCCGGCCCAGAACAGCCAGAGTCGTCGAACACGGCTAAGAGAAAAGTAACCCAGGTAGAAGCAAACGGCACACGCAATAAAGTGCTTCAAGGTGGCTTCGGTGAGAGTGGGCTCGGCCGATTTTGTGCTGGCAATGCATTGCCAAACCAGCCAGACCATCGGTAAAACGACCACCCACCAAGGCGCAGATAATTTCCAGCGCGCGACGGAGACCCCAACCAGGGCGGTCAACGCCAGCAATCCATACGCCCAGCCGATTGGCCACGGATAGCTGAACAGGAACTCGTTCAACTGGGTCGGGGCGGTGACCCACTTCTCTGTAATGGGCGGATTGCCGAACTTCAGGAGCGATAATCCCAGGAGTACGCCGAACATCCCGGCGAACACAGCAGGTAGCAGGTCACTGCGCTGGGCTCCCACGGCTGGCGGTTCGGGCTTCATGGTTGGCGAGACCGCCCCACCCGGTCAGCCAGGAACTGTCGTCTCGACCAATGCATGGCACTGCCGGTCAACACCGCCAAAGCGATAGCCCAGCCTGGCCGACGCCCCGCTTCCATGGAAAGATCCGCCGCCTTGGTAGCGGCGCCCGATTGCGTCCGCTGAGGCCTGAACTCGAAGCCTGTCCGGCAGGAGAGTTCCCATACCAGTGCGTGTCATAGATTGAGCTTCAGCAGCCCAACCTCCAGGGCCAGCGCCTCCTGAACATTGGTGTGGAGCCAGCGTTGGAGTTGCTCGATGATGCGCAGGTTCTCCAGGGCGGCTTTGGGCGAGATACGCCTGGCCACGCGCTGGGTCCCCACCAACCGCGGAAACGCCAGCAACGAGTTGACTCCTGATTCAGGACCTTGGAGTCTGGCCTTTGGGCTCTCGCCTTCTGCCAACGTCTGGAACCACACATCGCGCAGCCACCATTGCAGGGCGAGGAGAAAATCGGACCGCTGGCGGCGATACTCGGCTTCCACGGCGGCTTTGAATTCCTGCTCCCACCGATCGCGCAGGTCCTCTTCAGCGTCCTCGTATTTCTCCAGCGGCGAGCGTGCGGTAAGCGTCTCCTCGATGCTTGTCCGGACTGCATTGAGCTTTCGCAGCAGCACATCCATGAGGCGATAGCGGCCTAGCAGGCTCTTCTGCTCCGCCGCCGCCATCTCGCTGAAAGTCGTCAGCCACTCCATTTGCGCCGGCGCCAACAGTTGCGGTCCTTCGGCGGCGAAGTTCAAGCGCAAGCACCGTGACAGGATAGTTTCAAGCAGCCGCTGCGGCTCGGTGGTCAGGAGAATCAGGACGGAGTGAGGCGGGGGCTCTTCGAGGGTCTTGAGGAAGGCATTAGCCGCATTCTCGTTCATCCGGTCGGCGGCGACGAGGATGCCGAACTTGTATTGGCTCTCGGCCGGCTTGAGATTGACCGCGTCCAGCAGCACACGTGGCGGGCCGTCCTCGCGGTGGACGATCTGGTTGATCTTTATCTGGCGCAGCTTGGACACAGGACGCACCCAGAAGACATCAGCGTGATTGCCGTCCTCAACTTTCTGGCAGTTCAGACATCGGTCGCAGCAGTCAACGGCCACACCGCTCCGCTTAACTGGGTGCAGGCAATTGAGGGTCTTGGCCAGCGTCCGCGCAAGCGCTTCCAACTCATCGAGCTTGTGGCCGGTGAAGAGGTAGGCATGGGCCAACCGCCTGCGCTCGAGCGAGCGTTGCAGCAACTCCACGCTTTGCGCTTGTGCCGGAAAGTCTTTGAATGCCATTGCAACTGTTATAGTGGGCCCGGCAGGAGAAGGGAAGCGGGCATTTCTTCCTCGCTATGGCCCGCCGGCACCTCTCTGAGCAGGGGCGTCTCGCCGAGCGGACCTGGATCAGGTAAAGACCGCACGTTTCGGCGAATAGCCTCTGACTTGCATTTTGGGCTTTGAAAACCGGGCGGGATGCGTAGGCTGGGCGCACGCTTATGGCAAAACAACAATACCAATTCTGTTTCGGTCCCTGGAATATCAGCGAAGGTCAGGATCCCTACGGCCCGCCCACACGGCCGGCCCAGACGTTCGACTGGAAGCTCAAACAACTCAAGAAGCTCGGCTTCGACGCCATGATGTTTCATGACGACGACGCGGTGCCGGACATTGACGGAAAGTCTGACGCGCAGTTGCGCAAGGAATCCAAGGAGCTGAAGACGAAGCTGGCGGATGCGGGCGTGGCGGCGGAGATGGTGGCGCCGCGGCTGTGGTTCAGCCCCAAGACGATTGACGGGGCCTACACGAACAACGACCCGAAGTGCCGGCAGTATGCCATCGAGCGCTCGCTGCGGTGCATTGACGTGGCGAATTACCTGGGCACGGATCTGATCGTGCTGTGGCTGGCGCGAGAAGGCACCTACCTGCGGGAAGCCAAGAATGGCCGACGCAGCGTTGACCTGCTGGTGCAGGCGCTGGACAAGATGCTCGCGCATGACCGCAGAATACGCATTTCGATCGAACCCAAGCCCAATGAGCCGATGGATCATGCGTATGTGCCAACCATCGGCCACGCGCTTGCGATTGCGCAATTGACACGCGACCCGAAGCGGGTGGGCTGCCTCATTGAATCAGCCCACGCCATCCTGGCGGGGCTGGATCCGGCCGATGAAATTGATTTCGCGATGGCCTTCGGCAAGCTTTGGTCGCTGCACCTCAACGACCAGAACGGGCTTAAGTTTGACCAGGACAAGCCTTTCGCCAGCTCGAACCTGCGAGTCGCATTCAATCAGGTGCGGGCGCTGGAGCGCAACGGCTATGGGAAGAATGGCGAATATGTGTGCTTCGACGTGCATCCGTTCCGGTCAACAAAGGTCGAGCACTGGCTGGCGCACCTGAGCAACAGCCGGCGCACGTTCATGAAGCTGGTGCGCAAGGCGCGGACGTTCGACGAGAAGGCGGCGCGGCAGCTCGTGGCCGACCGCAATTACGCGGCGCTGGACCAGATGGTGCTGGAGCACCTGATGGGCGAGTAGTTGCGCGGAGCGCGGAAGGCAAACGGGAGCAGGCCACCCCTGCCCTGCCCTTTTCCCACGAAATCAGTAAGCCGCCCGGTCGCCGGGCGGCTTACAATTCTTTTACACTTCTGTTGCCGGGCCGTGACAAGTTTGGATGGCCGACGGGCTAGCTTGGGCGCATAATGATGCCATGAAGAAGGTCGCGCTGGTATTCGTGCTGGCGGTGCTGGGGCCGAGCCTGGTGCTGGCCTGGCTGGCGGTGCGTTCGCTGCGCGACCAGCAGTTCATTCTGGAACGGCAGCAGTCGCTGCTCTACCAAGGCGTGGCAGACGCGAAGGCGAAGGAGGTGCAGGACGCGCTGGCGGAGTGCCAGCGCAGCTTTGTGGGCCAGGTGGCGAAGCTGCTGAGGCCAGACAACACGAAGCGCGTCACCGTCATGTTTGATGACCTGCTGCGGAAGGACTGGCCGCTGGCGCAAGTGGGTTTCGCGGTGAGCCTGGCCGGCGATATCATTGCGCCCACGGTCCTGGGGGGGGCCGAAGCGCGCCGATTCCTGGACGACAATGGCCGATTCCTGGCCAATCGGGAGATTGCCAACGTGTACGCCAATTACTCGCAGGTTCTCAACATTGGCAACAACGCGATGCTACAGAACTCTGTGGAGCCGGAGACCCAAAACGCAATCAGGCAAGCCGGGGTGAACACGTTTCAGCAGCGGAGCGTGGTGCCCCAGCAACAGGCCATTGACAATCAGCGGGCGGCGCAGACGGAGCAGGGTCAGTTTTCCCGGCTGCTGGCGGCGTCGGCGGAGTTCCGGCAGGTGATCGGCGAAGAGAGCGAGGGAACCATCGCGCGCTTCGTGGACAACAAGCTGGACGTGCTGGTGTGGCATCGGCCGCCGAACCAGTCGAACCTGGTCTTCGGCGCGCAATTGGCCTTGTCCCGGCTGGTGGAGGGGTTGAGCGCGGGGGTGCGCCAGATCGAGCCGGCGCTGCGGGAGGAGATTTGCGTGGCGCTGCTGGATGACACGGCCAAGCCCGTCGCGCTGTCGCATCCGGGGTTTCGGGCCACATGGAAGCGGCCGTTCGTGGCGACGGAGATCGGGGAGGCGCTGCCGCATTGGGAGGTGGCGGTTTACCTGTTGAACCCGGCAAAGCTGTCGCAGTCGGCGCGCCTGGTGACGCTGACGCTAGGGCTGTTGATCGGGGTGCTGTTGCTGGCGATCGGGATCGGGAGTTGGCTGATTGTCACGGACCTGAACCGACAACTCACCCTGGCGCGGCAGAAGACGGACTTCGTCAGCAACGTCTCACACGAGTTGAAGACGCCGCTTACTTCGATTCGCATGTTCGCGGAACTGCTGGCCGAAGGGCGCGTAAACGACCGGGCGAAGCAGCGCTCATACCTGGGGATCATCACGGCGGAGACGGCGCGGCTGACGCGGCTGATCAATAACGTGCTGGACTTTGCCCGCATCGAACGGGGTGAGAAGAAATACCAGTTCCAGGAGTGCGACCTGATCGGGGTAATCCGCGAGACTGCGGAAATCTACCGGCCGCACCTGGAAGCCAACGGATTTCGGTTCGAATGCGATCTACCCGACGAGCCAGTGCGCTTGAACGGTGATCGGGACGCGCTGGCCCAAGTGGTGGTGAACCTGTTGTCCAACGCGGAGAAGTACTCCGACCGCCGGAAAGAAATCACGCTGCGGGTGGCACAGCCCGGTCGCCCCTCGCGATGCGTGGAGGTCAATGTGCTGGATCGAGGCATGGGGGTGCCGACGGGTTGCGCGGAGAAGATATTCGAAAAGTTCTACCGCGCACACGATTCGCTCGGTAATGGAATCCAAGGCTCCGGCCTGGGCCTGACGCTGGCCCGGCAAATCGCGCGGGCACACGGAGGCGATGTGACCTATGAACCGCGCGAAGGAGGCGGGAGCCGCTTTACTCTGAAACTGCCGGTGATGCAGCCGGCCTGAACACCATGAAGACCAAAGTACTGATCGTCGAAGATGATCCGCATATCCTGCTCGGGCTGGAGGAGGTGCTCAAGAGCGACGGGTTCGATGTAGCAGTGTGTAATCGCGGGGACCAGGCGATTGACGCTGTCCGCAAGCACCGCCCGGCACTGGTGTTGTTGGACGTGATGCTGCCCGGTGCGAGCGGCTACGACATCTGCAAAGAGCTTCGCGCCAAGAAGGTCGCCACACCCATCCTGGTGCTCACCGCCAAAGGCCAGGAGATAGACAAAGTGGTGGGACTGAACCTGGGAGCGGATGATTACGTGACCAAGCCGTTTGGCGTGCGCGAGTTGCTGGCGCGGATTCATGCCCTGCTCCGGCGCACCGAGGCGGCTGCCTCGAACGATCCAGCGGCGCAAACGCCATTTCAAATCGGGGCCGCCACCATTGACCCCAAGACGTTTCAGTTAAAGCGCGGGAGCACAGTGGAAGAACTCACCGAGAGGCAGTT
The nucleotide sequence above comes from Candidatus Paceibacterota bacterium. Encoded proteins:
- a CDS encoding O-antigen ligase family protein, producing the protein MKPEPPAVGAQRSDLLPAVFAGMFGVLLGLSLLKFGNPPITEKWVTAPTQLNEFLFSYPWPIGWAYGLLALTALVGVSVARWKLSAPWWVVVLPMVWLVWQCIASTKSAEPTLTEATLKHFIACAVCFYLGYFSLSRVRRLWLFWAGLLGGFLIVLAAGWEQHLGGLEASRRYFFLYVYPGLTEVSPDYLKKINSNRIFATLFYPNTLAGALLLLLPATLAGLWQLRAILTPAARWFLMGVVGVAGLACLYWSGSKGGWLLMLLIGLVGLLRFPFSRQLKLALVTAILLAGLAGFFWRHAVFFQKGATSVGARFDYWGAAVQTAMDKPLLGTGPGTFASAYQKVKRPESEMARLTHNDYLQQASDSGFVGFLAYTLFIVSALVCSFPRAGESSATGHDNWQVFAVWLGALGWSLQGLVEFGLYIPALAWPVFAFLGWLLGIKNTNGSHPPKSVRNPLDNRAQSR
- the accB gene encoding acetyl-CoA carboxylase biotin carboxyl carrier protein, which codes for MDLKDIKAIIDLMRKNAVTEFELEKQDFKIRLRRGANGGSSVVSNEDPPPVVYAQPPVVAVPAPAPPPTAVPASNELEIKSPMIGTFYRAPSPESAPYVEVGTEVNADTVVCIIEAMKVMNEIKAEAKGVITQVLVENAKPVEFGQALFKLRPS
- the accC gene encoding acetyl-CoA carboxylase biotin carboxylase subunit, which gives rise to MFEKILVANRGEIAVRIIRACKELNIRTVAIYSEADANSMHVQLADEAICIGKAPAGESYLRIDRIVSAAEITDVDAIHPGYGFLAENAHFADVCESCNIRFIGPNSRAMNALEDKAVSRALAKKADVPTPPGSDGVVDTEQDALMVAKRIGYPVMIKAIAGGGGRGMRVAHNDISLVKGFHTARGEAEKAFGNSGVYVEKFIENPHHIEFQILGDHKGHIIHLGERDCSIQRRNQKVVEEAPSPLLDNPRFKKLRERMGKAAIKIAEAANYTNAGTVEFIVDSDGRFYFLEVNKRIQVEHPVTEEVTGIDLVRYQIMLAMGEPLRHSQSDIHFKGHAIECRINAEDAFDDFRPSPGRIEMYYQPGGRGVRVDTHAYAGYTIPSSYDSMIAKLVTVGRDRRDAMDKMSRALSEYMITGVKTTIAFQQAILQDPNFRRGVYSTTFIEQLLSGARRDLLAEKA
- the aroQ gene encoding type II 3-dehydroquinate dehydratase, whose product is MRILFLNGPNLNLLGQREPEVYGRTTLAEIEAKVRARAKKLKAAVEFHQSNQEGELISWIQQAKGRFDAIVLNAAAYTHTSVALRDAIAAVGIPTIEVHLSNIHAREKFRHISIIAPVCCGQILGFGANSYLLALEAAVNVNAR
- a CDS encoding Gfo/Idh/MocA family oxidoreductase, with product MNSIPNQSMNPGESRRTFIKKAASVAAAVSATNLFKTPVYGQNQAPSTGRVLGANDRINVAYIGTGKQGMLHVNLEKKHAQDNNIAQVAVCDVYQRHLDQARQAIGVSEAGAYRDHRKLLERKDVDAIITATTDVWHGQVSIDALEAGKHVFCEKPMTRYLAEAFEVYDAVKKTGKTYVIGSQGCMDSKWHKAAEWIKAGKLGPLVWGQGSYCRNNKNNSEWTFPVDAGVSEQNLDWVRWLGKVPKIPFNPDHYFSWHKYYAYNSGIIGNLLPHRFQPLMLATGNPEFPRRVVATGTRKVSTDRDITDTTHLLTEFPSGLTLAVVGTTVNEQGLPEVIRGRKATLHFASSQNRVELKPEAIFTDELEAEAFADPQPPERIERLEKNFFDCIRSGKVPVANVELAIRAQTVLCLAEMSERLGLALFFDEKTRTVKTGDGRVVPPLTYDSVVPPMG
- a CDS encoding TIM barrel protein, translated to MAKQQYQFCFGPWNISEGQDPYGPPTRPAQTFDWKLKQLKKLGFDAMMFHDDDAVPDIDGKSDAQLRKESKELKTKLADAGVAAEMVAPRLWFSPKTIDGAYTNNDPKCRQYAIERSLRCIDVANYLGTDLIVLWLAREGTYLREAKNGRRSVDLLVQALDKMLAHDRRIRISIEPKPNEPMDHAYVPTIGHALAIAQLTRDPKRVGCLIESAHAILAGLDPADEIDFAMAFGKLWSLHLNDQNGLKFDQDKPFASSNLRVAFNQVRALERNGYGKNGEYVCFDVHPFRSTKVEHWLAHLSNSRRTFMKLVRKARTFDEKAARQLVADRNYAALDQMVLEHLMGE
- a CDS encoding Gfo/Idh/MocA family oxidoreductase produces the protein MKASETSNQIGTPGVSRRKFIAASGAAAAAFTIVPRHVLGGTGFVAPSEKITVAYIGCGTQGLREMPGMLAMPEVQIVAVCDPVKESHDYVDWSKDGLRTELAAALGRPDWRRGTPGIPGGRDIAKEVVETYYAAKRGSEKFTGCAAYADFRELLEKEKDVNAVKVMTPDHLHATIAIAAMKQGKHVMMHKPLANRLLEARWVIETARQTKVATHFLAASDGANAREIKNWVDAGAIGKLREIHNWSNRPVWPQYATIPTDQPPVPAGFDWPLWLGPSLDRPYHPHYTHAVFRGWYEFGGGALADMGHYSLWPVFQVFDLDAPVMVESRPSHVCALKDSVSVRIRNDYSFPAACTIRFKFAAKGSRPALDLFWYDGSMRPPSPEELEAENTELPAEGMMFVGDNGKILAGFRGEDPHIIPGKKMREFQAAEKARQGHPGQARREAAASWVAACKGGPPSYGDFLRAGSISAAFNLGAVSLRLGGRRLLFDAPRCKVPNVAEADRCLGREYRAGWELTGPKA